A genomic window from Cricetulus griseus strain 17A/GY chromosome 4, alternate assembly CriGri-PICRH-1.0, whole genome shotgun sequence includes:
- the Lsmem2 gene encoding leucine-rich single-pass membrane protein 2, with protein sequence MQNQRSRGTLAPNHVQEVHLHRVESISELHSGGSLQPYLAEEAQTWEELLGVLPPSLCTQAGCSPMCGRGGFLLLLALLVFTCLALAILAVYLSVLQSESLRVLAHTLRTQEETLLKLRLASLSQLRRLNSTEARAPS encoded by the exons ATGCAGAACCAGAGAAGCAGGGGAACACTGGCTCCTAACCATGTGCAGGAGGTGCATCTGCACCGAGTGGAATCCATCAGTGAGCTTCACAGCGGAG GTTCGCTACAGCCCTATCTGGCTGAAGAGGCACAGACATGGGAAGAGCTTCTGGGTGTCCTGCCGCCATCACTGTGCACCCAAGCTGGCTGCAGCCCCATGTGTGGTCGTGGGGGGTTTCTACTGCTATTGGCACTGCTGGTATTCACCTGCCTGGCACTAGCCATCCTGGCTGTCTACCTAAGTG TGCTGCAGAGTGAATCCCTGAGGGTCTTGGCACACACACTGCGCACACAAGAGGAGACTCTGCTCAAATTGCGCCTGGCTAGCCTCAGCCAGCTAAGGAGACTCAACTCCACTGAAGCTCGGGCACCCAGCTGA